GCCactatttttgtattttgtttgagAGGGAGTAGTAGAGAGGAAGGAATAGGGGCAAATGCCCAATGCACTATAAATTACGAAAAATATTTACAGTAACTGAAAGAAATAGGTTGAGTATTGACTATTGAGGTACAAAATGGGATgaaaaagagaatgaaaataaaaaaaaaacaaagagagagagaataagaaagaaaGGCATAAAAAATAGTAGGTATCAAATCAGgcctaaaatatatagaaaatttatgTTATTCGTCCAATGAATAATTcaagaattatttataaattttgctaaatatatttttatattagtttcTATTAAATTAATCTTTTGATTAAATATATGTTTCAGAGTAAGATCTACCACACGAggctgtttctttttttctttctctttttcttttttttttcttttatcttttttgccCTTTACACCATAGCCCATAGGGTGATTCCCTGTTGGCTGTGTCAAAAGATCATCCCTAGAGCTTCTTTACTTCAAATTTTGCATGTGAAGTCACTATCTGAGAGCTACaatattacaatatttattGTCCTCCACTATTTAGTTTTTACTATAGCAAGAGAAGTACACTCTCTTAGCAAagttttgttttcttaaaatCTTCTTTGTTATGCCTCCACAACAAAAATTTATTGCACAAAGAAGTAATCTAATTCAAAGaaaaagcaagaaaagcaaTTTATATCAGGCTAAAATGAATTCCTACCACCAAACGATTCGTGATTTTGTTGCAGACccctgaatttaaatttttgaaagttacgGAATATTCTGTCGAAAATGCTATAGAAAACAATCAACTTCTAATTCAGAACTAAGTGCAACTACACAAGTTCGAATTACAATTAGACCATCTTGGAAATTATGAAGCAGGAACTTAATGGGCTAAAAATGATCGTCGCACAGGAACACCATGCTGAGCACTATCTAGTACAGCTCTGCTCATTAATTGACTTAGTTTTTGCTACCAACTAAGTATATCACTAAACGCGGCTGGCACGGCCAATCACTAAATCGAGGATGTTGACAGCCGACGTCCTAGCTAAACGCGGCTGGCACGGCCCATCTGTTTGTGTGCTTTGCAACTCTAGCTCTGAAACAATGGAGCACCTTATATTAGACTGCTACTATGCAAATTCAATGTGGATCCGGCTGCTGAGTTCTGCTTCGACAGCATACCATCGGTTGTCCAACTCAACAGGTGGTTTAGCAGCTCGCTGGTGCTGTTCGAGACATCTTCTAACAGGGGAACCTAAGAATAATTTCGATCTACACGTCGCAGCGGGATGCTGGGAGTTATGGAAAGAACGAAACAGGAGATTATTCGACAGCAAATTACAACGGAGTGAAAATCTAGCAAGAGCAACTAATGACACGGTCAAGCAATGGGTCTTAGCGTTAGGACGCTAAGATCGCCCACTACTTCCCTTTTGCCTCGGGTTAGAGTGGTATCACCTTAGTTGGCTAGTCTCCTCTCTGTATTTCATCTGTCTTTCCATCTCTTCTGACCCATGTATCTCTGTTCAAATAGAatatatccctgtttaatcaaaaaaaaaaaaaaactactaagtATATCACTAATCAAATTGAGAATATAAACTTTTCATTGAATAGATTCACTGTCACAGGGCATAGAAGGGATTTACTTAATTTGGGTCTGAAATTTGCTGAATTTTCCGTATATTCTAGTTTTTTTGACACTCTGATTTCATGGGATCTTTTCATTCTCGCAAAATCTTTGGTAAatctttttggtttttcttaTGAGTACTTTTCACCCCATTAACTAGCGTACGAGATCGGTTTGTGTAATATACGGTGCGGTGCCTCTTCTGTACCATGTGCAGTACAAACATTAGTCAATGTGAATCCTATAATGAAGCGAACCCCCTTGAATTTGAATGATATTATTAATACATTAACTACTTAATGAATCGTGCTAAATAACTGCAGCAATGATGCGAAGATCTGCAGGAAATTGTAGTCCCCACCACCACTGAGAACATGTTTAGGATCAGAATCTCTTGAACTGTGAATCAACACTCTTGAATTGCCAACCCTGATACTCCAAAATTGATCATTAATTGGCCCTTCAAAGTTCAAACGAACTAATCTAATCCCTGTTTGTGATGCAGCATCAAATCAAAATGGAAATGAAATAGTATATTACGTCACCATTATGTGCCAGCGTAATCCTTAAGCAAACCTTGCCATAGAGCATTTTTCTCCTCTCAATTCCCGATACCAGGATTCCTGCAACGCTGCTAAACAATTGCGTCGATTTGATCTTTTTCCAATGCAGCAAACAACAGCCCAGTAAAAACATGTGTGGGATCAAgagatttttccttttctaaaaACCAACACAACTATGTATCCTCAATAATGATGCACAcgttttgtgtacttttttttttttttttaactctttgcaTGATGTGGCTGAAAATAAGTCCCAAATTCCAGGGCACAAGCAGTGTCACTTGTAATTTACACAACCCTTTTCTGTTCTTAGGCCCCTTTGCCCCCAAAATCAAATAGTCAAATAAAACCTCCACTTCTTGGAGCaggaataaaaagattaaaaaaaaagaaaaaaaaaagccagagTATCTAAATTACATGGAATGGAAACCAATATACCGAgtaatccaaatttcttaagtTTCCTTTCAATTTCACCACTCCTTGTTATGATCGACGCCATTCATGTTGTTGCCATTTGCTgctgtcgccgccgccgcggccgcaaTGGTGCCCTCCTTTCTGCTGCCGCTCCTAATCTTAAGGAAGCCATACAGCTTCTTGAATTCCTTCAATGTGTTCTCCCCGGAGAGCCCCAGCCCCGACGGTCCTCCGTCCCCGTTGGCGATCTCATCGAATTTCCGGGCGGACCAGCTCTCGTTGAGCCTCCGCCCCACGGTGCTGCTTCTGGGCCCGCAATTCGACgcctgcagctgctgctgctgctgctgctgcaggagGGCGCTGATGACGGACTTGATCGCCCGGCTGGGGGATCCCCGGTTGGCGATCATGATCTCGCCCACCTCGGCGGGGCTGAGGCGGGCCCCGGACTGGAACCCCTCCTCGACCTGCGGGTAGAGTTTGTGATCCCTCAGCCCCAGGTAGCTGCTCGCCAGCGTCTTGAACGCCGCGAAGTCGCAGAGCGGGAAGTGGATGTGCACGTCCAGGCGCCCCGGCCGGAGGACCGCGGGATCCAGCGTCTCCTTCCCCCCGGCCCCGCTCATCGTGAACACCATCACCCTCTCGTCGCCGCAGCACGAGAAGATCCCGTCCATGAAGCCCAGGATCCCCGTCAGCCGCCGCTCGGGCTCGGGCTCGGGCGCGGCGAGGTGGCGGTCGAGGTCCTCCACGAGGATCAGGGAGCGGGGCGTCGTGCGGAGGAGGAGCGCGCGGGGGTCGGGGGCGCGCGCGAGGTCGAGGTCGTAGACGTCGTACCCGAGGAACCgggccatggcggcggcgaaCGAGGACTTGCCCGTGCCGGGCGCGCCGTAGAGGAGGTAGCTGCGCCGCCACACGCGCCCCAGCCGGTGGTAGTACGCGCGGCCCTTCAGGAACGCCTCCAGGTCCGCGCGGACGCGCGCCTTCAGCTCCGCGTCCATCGCCACCGCGTCGAGCGTCGCCGGGTGCGCGAACGCCGCGCCGGCGCTCCAGCCCCCCCCGCCGCCGGGGGAGTTGGTGAAGAGGCGGAGCCCGCGGCGCCGGAGCTCGATCTCGTCGGCCACGGACTCGACGTGCTGCAGGTAGGGCCGGAGCACCCGCGTCCGGTCCTGCCGCCGCACGCGCAGGACGAgcgcgccggcgccggcgtcgGACCAGGAGAGGCGGGCGCCGAGATAGGAGTCGTGGGCGGAGTGGCGCGGGGCGAGGTGGAGGGCGAAGTCGTTGGGCTTGCGCGCCGACGAGGAGATCGCCGCCGCGTCGGCGTCTTCGAGGGACGGCAGCGACGCCACGTACGCGGCCGCCTTCCGGTACAGCgggttctcctcctcctcctgcctGCCGCTACCGCCGCCTTCTTTTATGTACTTGGGTATCTCGAAGTATTGGTAGACCTGCGCACGCTCGTCCAGCCACCGCCACCACCGTCCCAGCAGATAAATAAGAGATTTTAGAGATAGAACGATCCGCAATATCGCCACGCCGCACGCAGCGGATACCACGATAGACGACGGACtcatgccgccgccgccgccgatatACATCTTGATCTCAATTGCGAGAAATGGAAGTGCGAcgaaaggagaggaaaaagCGTGGGCGCaggagaaatgagggagagagagagagagggcggtTTTATGCGGGAGATGGATGGTAGGAGACGGGCGTTCGCCGGCCTTGTGTTAGTCAAAGAAGTGGGGaggggagaggaagaaaaataaaacaatcgGAAGGAGGGAGTGAGGGGGCATGAACGCAAAGGCGTAGTTGAGAAGCCAAAGGGTAGCAGTtctcaatttttatattaatttttgtttcatttttttattttagttttatataatatttattatatatatttttgggagAGAATAAGATTACATCATAAAGTAAACCCCTAATATTGTTGATACGCAGCTAGTAAGAGTTAGGCTTCGTTTCAGATTACGGGAAGATTGTGttatgtgcggtgagaaacgacgatgaaaaaatactttattggtttccgtacgtaatattgcgttctgcacattgcggttagtcggttatgatatattttctgatCGTCCTATCGGAGGAAGCGTActcctatatactttttctcaactccattctaacTAATTGCGTTGGATCTACCTCAATACCAAGCTAAGCCTTAATTTTTcgtgtttttaaaaatatataaatatctataCTTACAATTTTTTAGTTAATAACATTACTTGAAAATTCATGCTACATTATTAACGGTATAATTCACATTAAGACTCTTCTGTTAGTATCGTACAGATTTTGAAGCTATCCGATagctaaaaaattacaagcacgttgaattttaatatttttgaaactaCAAAAGCTCTCGGTGATATTATTGTtcaattctaaatattattattaaattttaaaggttAAATCTTAACTGTCCACGTATCGCAACATGACGACACATCAATAATACCGTAGGACATAAATTGTGGGGACTCGAGAGCATGCAAGATCACAAGTTACCTGCTTcgcttattttaaaataaaataaaataactcgattttaaatttaaaatcttcaaTACCAACAATCCATTTTTTAGCCGGTTATACTAGAAACAATGAGGAAGACAATTGAAGGAATTCCATGAGGGATGGCGAGGCTTTCCAGATCAGATACGGGATCATGGCCAATCACACCCAATTGCAGCGCAGCAGGATTGATTAATGGAGgagatttttaaattaaatcttaGGTGGGAGGACGAGGACGGCGACGTGGGCCAGAGGTTTTATTATCTCTTATTAATCACactatcttattaatttttttttaaaaataactacgCACTTTTAATCAGAAACTATCTTCGTCGATCTAATTTAATTCTTATGTTAGTACATTTACCTGGTATCTATACGAAGCCCTATGTCATAAcatcaataatttataaatataatatacccTTCGATAAATTGGCATACACAAAATGAGctataatataattaacttaTACACGCATTAATGATAGTGCTCTTAATTAGATCGCTAACACATGATGGacagattttaattttcttttttttcatcttcCATCTTTACGTACATTTGCTTTAGCTGCGAATTTATGAGTTGGTTGGTAGCAGCGGCATTCAAATGAACGGGTGGTGCAACTTGTTGACATTTTAGGCTTTATGCGGAAAAGTCATCATGACTTGGTAAAGATCTTCTCTAATAAATGTCAAGTCCATTTTCAACCCAATTTTTGCGATTTGAAAAATACAATCCGCACACCCTTTCATACAATATCcattttattacaaaattattgAAAAGTACAAATTGTTTATTacttttagtattaaaaaatataataataagataaatgaGTAAATTTGATCATATAGAGTGTCTACGGTATAAGATTTATGGTTATATTATAGATGTATAAAGAGCATTGTTCTTATATTCCGCTTTAGTGTACTGTTTCAATTTTtcatttactttttattaaattttagtcGGCTTAATTATACTACATCGTAAAGTTCGTACAtaatcaattaatatttttgctaTGGTGTATTGCTATCAACTAAATATTGTCccaaaatatcttttctttttatggtAATTACCAATTTAGGTTCGATTTATACCGTAACCCTCTGAAAAAAAGATGCAACCGGATCGTGGGTACGAGTGGGAATCCATCGTTAGTTAGCAGTTAAATGACTTGAATGTATTCTATCGCTGATAAATTTGAAAGCGATTTTGCAGTGCACGGAACTGTAGAGAAATTGCGATCGCTGggacattattattattatgattcaTTCACGGGTGGTTTCACTCAACAAAGGGTGCTCAAATGGTGGCTCCCGTAGCCTTGGACCACTTCCCACACCAAGTCAAATGAAATGGCACGCCATTGTTGAGTACATGAAATTTTGGCACCGTAACATCCCAAGGACACTTCATTAGAGAGGGCCATAATTTTGACTCTTTCATAAGGTACATGAAATGATGAGCGTCCCTGAAATCCAAGCAAAAATTGTAGGTGAaagtgtatggagacccctcaactaaaCGACGTTTTGAAATAGACccattattgttttttttttttttttggagagttTTACTGTTCataaaaactattaaatttgatgtatCTGCTCATGGATTTTATAAACAATTCAATTGTGCAGCAACTTTGATTTATtcagttttaaaaatataagaatgtTAAGAATGAGAGGCTATTTTAAAATTGCCTATAGTGAAGataggaaaatatatatatatatatataaaacttatatatGAATTATAGATCATCTTGATTCGGCTATCTTatcttttaaagttttaattttagaatctaattttttaatttaaataatttgatggcTTTTTGGATGCAAAAATTTAAGCTACTCATTTACTATAATTAACTTATGATTAtgtaaattgtataaattttactAACTAAATCCGTAAAAATAAACAGCTcgcgtatttaaattttaaagttaaagagtCACTAATTAACTTGTATCAAATAAATTACGAAgtcagataataaaattaaattttttgcagATTAGAtaatcaaatccaaatattaTTACCACTTTTTGAGGCAATAGcccatattttatttatttattttagggtCTCTGCATGTCACACTAAAGTATTAGCAACATCATTACTACTCCACCATAAAGTTGGTTCAATCTAATGATGTTCTACCATAAATGAGTAAGCAAGTATTAATGTGGAGCTGCATTTTAGATGTTCAAGACCTATTACAAGTACAAAAATTTCCAATCTCATTATACAAGACTTAAATTGTTGGCCACTAATGCAACAACCTAAATTCAATGATAGTAACACTTTACTTGCATAACTTACACAaccttaaaataaataaataaaaaaaaatccaattttatAGTAAAACACAAAGTAAAGAATATAAGAAGAGTTTAAGCATTCCAAGCATGCCCAAATTACCGTGGGCTCGGATCTTTCGAACTAAATTATAACACATTAGCTAATTGAGTTAAGcgagattttatcaaatttgttgaatttggtttggttcgAGTCTCATTATTGAAATTGGTATTTTTCGCTTGGAACGTGGGGGGCTGTATTTGGGTACCCAAAACATTATTGTACGGAgtattttgattcaaaatttattatattttgaaaattaatattgtattattttatattagaaatgataagtatatatgtaatttattaATCCATTTTGATGAGAGAGTGTTAAAAATTAGTATATTCTAACTAATGAACTGCTAattctttttataataaaactaTCTCTTAATTTATAgtaatttagtatttttattatttagaaatcTATAATAATTTCACTACTCTCCTAATTGTGGCTACATTCAATTCTCattaaatgataataatttaaatatttttaataaagatataaaaaattatcgaaATATTACAAACTGTGAATCAAATGTGCCCTACATTTAATGATAAAAAGTAATtaggtattattattattaaggttAATTGTATGAAGCTCTctataaacatatcaaatagcaGATATGTctctgcaaagttcaactttttatttttatgcctACAAAAGTtcaatgatatttatatttgctcctctggtttgttactgttagtCGCTAGagcattgtttattttttaatagtatataactaaaataacatttttatcatcacaaatttattttttcaaaagttttaactgttagaattatacaaaAAATGTCATCCCGCTGATTATATAatcattattataataatataagaaggatgaaaaggtcaatttatctcatCACTAATTATGgttatgtattttatatataattaactatatttttctaacagattctaacagtcgagatatatttaaaaataatagaatttttataaaataaaaataaaaaattaaactttgtaatgatatatctgttattcgctatatttacagaaaattatatacaattaattattgttattattattattttggatttttattgggGATAGAAGAGGTGATAATATAAACCTCCTCTGGCAAACAAAGTATATTCTGAACCGAGAAAGATTCGGTTGTGCGATCCATGTCAGTGAATTAAATAGGCCCCATAATGATCTTAGCTGCACCTGCAATGCGAGACCAATTTAGATACATacctaatttaattatttttaataaaaaataacttcaaATCCATTGTACCTACGGTAATTGGGTAAGGGGTTAAGAAGGAAGTCTACACTATCATACTTACACCGCATCATcagtaacaaattaattatatttttttttaaaaaaaatataataaaaatatttttcaattaattatGATGAGTAAATCCGAAAGtactgtttggttcgggtataagtaagaactagctattacagggatagatacaaatatggggataaaaaaaatagcgtttggatgaaaatcgggttgtttccggggataagaaaaataacgtttgaatagataatatggaataagaaaaatattaagtagttttatataaaaaatggaggtgttggtggggatagttataACCGGTTATTATAGATAACCGAGAACTGTTTTTCTtaggtaaaaaattagcgtttggatataaagggaaTAAGGgactattcctatccctatcccctaatcAAACACTGCCAAAGGGGACAATCCTATTAGTTGGGGATGTCATGTCAGTATTATAACTGATGCATTCTAAACTTTTTCGGGGCTGAGGGGCTATTTGATTTTCCAAAGAATGCgagaagaaaattttctttaaattttttttgaaaaacctttttttaaattttaaacttttaaaaattaataaaatttagcatttttatttttctaaaaaaattgaaaaacaaacATCGTAGTTTCCGtacaaaaattttctaaaaaatatagcTTTTTCTTGAatcaaataagtaaaaaattttaaaaaaatcgtaaaaattcttttttattgaaaaaaaatttcttataattttttgaagaaCCAGACGGCCCCTATATAGCTTTATGATTGTAACTGAGGTGCTCTATGATTGTAACtaaggtttcaagttcgaagcATAATTACTNCATTAAGTCATCTCGAattaaatctgaattaaatttcaaccatagttaaaaaatagtaaaatacctattttatctctaattcaaaggtaaataagaaaaaatagtgatgatagaagggtatatttagaagtgtaaaaagttaaaatattttttttgtctataacttaataataaataagaaaactTGGTAACgataaaatgatatattttgaaGTACAGTATAGAGATAACAGTTGTTCTTAACAGctcactaaaaaaatttaactttaggaatatatttgaaagaactttgaactttaaaaatgtatttttaatattagccctCTAAGAGGAGTAAATACGAAAGTGGAGAACTTCTCAGGGATATATGAGCAATTGCCTTATATTCTATTATAGGATATACATTTTATATTCCATCatccataaattttaatttttttctaaaa
This genomic window from Ananas comosus cultivar F153 linkage group 3, ASM154086v1, whole genome shotgun sequence contains:
- the LOC109707579 gene encoding AAA-ATPase At2g46620-like is translated as MYIGGGGGMSPSSIVVSAACGVAILRIVLSLKSLIYLLGRWWRWLDERAQVYQYFEIPKYIKEGGGSGRQEEEENPLYRKAAAYVASLPSLEDADAAAISSSARKPNDFALHLAPRHSAHDSYLGARLSWSDAGAGALVLRVRRQDRTRVLRPYLQHVESVADEIELRRRGLRLFTNSPGGGGGWSAGAAFAHPATLDAVAMDAELKARVRADLEAFLKGRAYYHRLGRVWRRSYLLYGAPGTGKSSFAAAMARFLGYDVYDLDLARAPDPRALLLRTTPRSLILVEDLDRHLAAPEPEPERRLTGILGFMDGIFSCCGDERVMVFTMSGAGGKETLDPAVLRPGRLDVHIHFPLCDFAAFKTLASSYLGLRDHKLYPQVEEGFQSGARLSPAEVGEIMIANRGSPSRAIKSVISALLQQQQQQQLQASNCGPRSSTVGRRLNESWSARKFDEIANGDGGPSGLGLSGENTLKEFKKLYGFLKIRSGSRKEGTIAAAAAATAANGNNMNGVDHNKEW